A genome region from Meleagris gallopavo isolate NT-WF06-2002-E0010 breed Aviagen turkey brand Nicholas breeding stock chromosome 9, Turkey_5.1, whole genome shotgun sequence includes the following:
- the MOSPD1 gene encoding motile sperm domain-containing protein 1 isoform X2: MRPNCQNALEFLNDSKSEVAEDTKLIRTQEAARRIQCQCSNKEDSQILCTTPNKYAVVDATGAVKPQCCVDIVIRHRDVRAAHYGVIDKFRLQVSEQSQRKALGRKEIIATLLPSAKEPPQQKEEEEKRIKEHLSESVFFEQTLCQPENRPASSGPSLLTVFLGIVCIAALMLPTLGEMESLVPLYLHLSVNQKLVAAYVLGLITMVILRT; encoded by the exons ATGAGGCCG aattgCCAAAATGCTTTGGAATTCTTAAACGATTCTAAAAGTGAAGTTGCTGAAGATACAAAACTCATAAGAACACAAGAAGCAGCAAGGAGGATTCAGTGCCAATGCAGCAACAAAGAAGACAGCCAGA TTCTTTGTACAACTCCAAATAAATATGCGGTGGTTGATGCGACCGGTGCAGTGAAGCCTCAGTGCTGTGTTGATAT TGTGATTCGCCACAGAGATGTTCGTGCTGCTCACTATGGTGTGATAGATAAATTCCGTCTGCAAGTGTCCGAGCAAAGCCAGAGGAAAGCACTGGGGAGAAAGGAGATTATTGCTACTCTACTTCCATCTGCAAAGGAACCACCGCaacaaaaggaagaggaagaaaaacgAATAAAAGAACACCTGTCTGAAAGTGTCTTTTTTGAGCAGACTTTGTGTCAACCAG aaaacagaccTGCCTCATCGGGACCGAGTTTACTAACAGTCTTCCTGGGAATAGTGTGTATTGCAGCACTAATGCTACCTACGTTGGGGGAAATGGAATCCCTGGTGCCTCTCTACCTCCATTTAAGTGTGAATCAAAAGTTAGTTGCTGCTTATGTTTTAG GTCTCATCACCATGGTTATTTTGAGAACATGA
- the MOSPD1 gene encoding motile sperm domain-containing protein 1 isoform X1 produces the protein MQQQRRQPELVEGNLPVFVFPTELIFYADDQSTHKQVLTLYNPYEFALKFKVLCTTPNKYAVVDATGAVKPQCCVDIVIRHRDVRAAHYGVIDKFRLQVSEQSQRKALGRKEIIATLLPSAKEPPQQKEEEEKRIKEHLSESVFFEQTLCQPENRPASSGPSLLTVFLGIVCIAALMLPTLGEMESLVPLYLHLSVNQKLVAAYVLGLITMVILRT, from the exons ATGCAGCAACAAAGAAGACAGCCAGAGTTAGTGGAAGGAAatcttcctgtttttgtttttcctacagAACTTATATTTTATGCAGATGACCAGTCGACACACAAGCAGGTGTTGACTCTATATAACCCCTATGAGTTTGCCTTAAAATTCAAAG TTCTTTGTACAACTCCAAATAAATATGCGGTGGTTGATGCGACCGGTGCAGTGAAGCCTCAGTGCTGTGTTGATAT TGTGATTCGCCACAGAGATGTTCGTGCTGCTCACTATGGTGTGATAGATAAATTCCGTCTGCAAGTGTCCGAGCAAAGCCAGAGGAAAGCACTGGGGAGAAAGGAGATTATTGCTACTCTACTTCCATCTGCAAAGGAACCACCGCaacaaaaggaagaggaagaaaaacgAATAAAAGAACACCTGTCTGAAAGTGTCTTTTTTGAGCAGACTTTGTGTCAACCAG aaaacagaccTGCCTCATCGGGACCGAGTTTACTAACAGTCTTCCTGGGAATAGTGTGTATTGCAGCACTAATGCTACCTACGTTGGGGGAAATGGAATCCCTGGTGCCTCTCTACCTCCATTTAAGTGTGAATCAAAAGTTAGTTGCTGCTTATGTTTTAG GTCTCATCACCATGGTTATTTTGAGAACATGA